The sequence CCACGGCTCCTCTACCCTCTTCCCCAACTGTCTCTCCGAAAGGATCCATCTTTCCAAACGTATCAAAACTAGTTTACTCTATGCCCACGGATTCCTTCAACGATCTCaccgaggaaagaaaagccaTTCCAATCCGGCACGGTCTGATGAAGGCTAACCCTCGAGTTCGCATGTACACGAATCACAGAGACGCGCATATCTACATTTTCCCTCGATGGATCCTGGATTTTATCAAAAAGAATGAACGCTTGGAGAGCATTGGTGAGGACGTGATAGGCTGGTGGGCCAAGGCCGGATGGCAGTCTGGCCTGGCGGAAAAGCTCCAGTTCGGCGAGGTTCTGcgcagcggcgatgatgacggcgaGGAAAATGAATCTGTTGGTGGCCGCTCATCTCCCACTGAGTCCACCCCTGACAACCAGGACAACTCAAAGGCGGCCACTTCAACAAATACCACTACGGATGACAAGAACGGACTTACAGCAACGACATCAGCATTTGAGCCCCCATCTATCCTTGCCTACATTCACTCCCACAAGGAGGGAGCAACAGGTTCAATAGTCCGCCGCGTTGATACGGCACAGCTCCTTTTGGCTGTTTCTTTACAGCTAGCGAAGCTACCTTCTCTAGAGGAAGCAGACGCCGAATCCGTGTCGCCCTTTGCGCACCCTAGGAAAGTCGCTTACCCCGAGGGTGTGAAGCCTCGTACTACCATCACGAAGCAAGACAGTCTTATCGGCGAAAACGTTACCgttgaagagaagacgtCCATCAAAGAGACCGTTATTGGGGCTGGTTGCCAAATCAACGAAGGAGCCAAGCTGTCTCAGTGTCTTCTCATGGAAGGCGTTGTTGTTGGAAAGGGATGCAAACTCACAAGATGTATCCTTGGTAAGAGGTGTATCATTGGTGCTGGTTCCGTTCTCACAGACTGTGAGGTGCAGGAGAACCTTATTGTCGAGCCACGGAGTAAGTATCTTCACTTTTTGTTCAGCgaaatttttataatgtATGCTAATATATCGTCACTACACAGCCGAGGACAAGGATAACAAGCTCA comes from Trichoderma asperellum chromosome 3, complete sequence and encodes:
- a CDS encoding uncharacterized protein (SECRETED:SignalP(1-23)); this encodes MPHALSMASTGLQALILCGPGSSFPTFTSNPDENPKALLPIANRPMVWYPIDFCLRTGITNITLICPPSASKALTAALNTNPYLTALPLPRPDVLAPADLDQNTGTAEILRLPEIRKLVVGDFVVLPCDLVCELAGEQLLQAWMVKSASLTGLLGTRQLSNGHQSRYSGGLGVWYDTKASAPVKGEETDFISTAPLPSSPTVSPKGSIFPNVSKLVYSMPTDSFNDLTEERKAIPIRHGLMKANPRVRMYTNHRDAHIYIFPRWILDFIKKNERLESIGEDVIGWWAKAGWQSGLAEKLQFGEVLRSGDDDGEENESVGGRSSPTESTPDNQDNSKAATSTNTTTDDKNGLTATTSAFEPPSILAYIHSHKEGATGSIVRRVDTAQLLLAVSLQLAKLPSLEEADAESVSPFAHPRKVAYPEGVKPRTTITKQDSLIGENVTVEEKTSIKETVIGAGCQINEGAKLSQCLLMEGVVVGKGCKLTRCILGKRCIIGAGSVLTDCEVQENLIVEPRTEDKDNKLMSSEGLEATEAEMEEVLNEMDEEVAATGEDLDLE